Below is a window of Leptospira perdikensis DNA.
ACAAAGACTCGCATAAGTTGTAACAATATCTATTAGCGTATCTCGAATGGTCTCAAAAAAAATACTTTCATAATTAATTCCTGACTTACTTGAATTCCATGGCATATACTGAGGGCTACCAAAGACTTTTATTATTACACGAGTTAAGGAGACAACCCCGTGTGGTTGTCCAGCTTTTCCAGATGTAAAACCAACTTCATAACTTTTTTCAGCTCGTGAGATCAATCTATCGTTACAATAGAAAAAAACTCCATAATCTCCTTGCCCAGCAGATCCGCCTTCCCTGGCTAAACCAGCTGTTATATAGCATTCAAGTTTTGAATTTTCTATTGTAATTGATGTTTTAATTTGTTTTGGTAAGTATTCTGGATTGTAACTCCATGAATTATCGAAAACTTTAGATTCTAATTTTCTATCGTTTACTTTAATAATAAGGTTTTTATTTTTTAAATAATAACCATAGGTGACTTCTAAATGATCTATAGCTCTTTCTATTAGCTCTTCATTGAGGGGAAAACGTAATCGCGTGAGCTCAATTATAGTTGTCCCTTCATTTATTGGATCAATTTCATAGTAAGGCAAATCCCATGAGTCATCGACTAGCCAATTGTCATCGACATCAATTTGATATGTTTTGTTTTTACTATACCTTGTTTTAAATTTTATATCTTGAGCCATTGCAACAACTGCTCTTTTGGATCCAACTCCGAATAAACCAATTATTGGATGACTTGAATCGCTCGTCGTTTGACCTGGACCAATGATAGTAGAAAGGTCGCTTTCTCTTATTCCACCAGCATTATCAATAATCTTAATGAGTCTTTGTGTGATATCGATTTCAATTTCGATTTCTAAACTTCGTGACTTTCCTTTTTTTATCCATTGATCTAGAGAATTATCGACTAGTTCGCATAATGATGCTTTTATATCATAGTCAGCTATGATAGATTTGAAAATTCTTTTGCTGGGCGATGCATTTAAGTTTCCTTTTTCTGTTTTCATTTTTTTGGTTTCTCTCTATAAAATTTAAACATCTTGCGCATAACGAATTAGACTAACCGACGTAGGCTGGCCCTGAGTCCCCGGAGGGGACGTTAGGGATTGGCACGACACTTGCGTAGGCAAGAGGAGTGACAAAAGCCTATGTGTCGGAGACCGAACGAGGGCGTAAGTCCCGAAGTGAAGCGGTTAGTTGCTGTTATGCGTAGTTATTTTAAGTATACTTTTAATTTTGGACTCATGAATTGCCCAGATTCATAGTTTATTGACTTTATCGTTCCAATTAAAGTTGTAACTTTATTTTTTTCCAAGTTTATAACTGATTTTTCATCAGGAAATACTTTTTGTATTTCTACTTGAATTTCATTATTTTGTTCAATCTCTGAAGTAGAATCTTCAATGTTTTTACTAATGATTTTAGAATCGTAATACTGCTCGCTTTTACCTAAATAATAGATTGCGTTATATTTTCCAGTTTCCTGCCAACAAGTATTGCAAAAAGCAAGTTGAAAAGCGATAGCGAATGCAATAAGCGGATTTTTTTCAATATTTCCATCTCCATATAATAATTGAGAAGAGGGATCATTTTTAATTTGTTGAATTAGTTTTTTTGATTGTTTGATTCCTTCAGGAGAAAGTTCTGTCTCAGCTTTTACATCATTTAAATTCACAGATTCGAAAGATATTTTTTTACCTATCCATTTTGAATTAATTTCTTTAAGGTAAGTTAACTGATTTTTACTTCGTAATTTCTTTTGAACTTCTGTGTCTTTTGGATTTGGATTAAATTTTACGATATCACCAAGGATATTAATAATTAAATCTTTATCTGCATCATTTTGGTTTATTTCTATTTGTTCTGAAACTGGATACTGATCATTTTCATTTTCTGGATTTTCACCTAGAATAATTGTGAAGTTTGCAAAAATTATAAGGCAAAATATAAATTTTTTTTTCATTTTTTTCTCTTTGAATTTTTTAAAATAATTACGCATAACGAACTAGACTTAACGACGTTCCCTGACCCTGAGTCCCGGACGGGACGTTAGGGACTGGCACGTAGCTTGCGTATGCGGGCGAGTGACAGAAGAGGAATGTGTCGCAGACCGAGCGAGGGCTAGTCCCGAAGCGAAGCGTTAAGTTGCTGTTATGCGCTGTTTATGACTTTATTCAATTTTTAGTCGGTAGATTTCGCTTTCTCCAACACCTTTTAAGTTGATCAACTCTTTAAATTTTGAATACTTTTCTTGAGATTCAGATGAAAGCTTGGCAAAAACTGAACTTGATAGCAGAACTTGATCGGGTTTTGATTCTCCATTAATTCGAGAACATCTATCTACTACTAATCCAATTGGATCGATAATTCCTTCTTTAAGTAATCCGAAATTTGAATTATATACATAACCAAAATCTATAGATATTTTCGACTTAAGTTGCCAGGTTTTATTATCGTACCTTGCAATGTCTCGAAACAAAGAATGGGAATCTGTGGCGCAGCGAATGACACTATCGGAGCTGATTTCCTCGGTGAAATATGCCATTACTTCATCACCAATTGTCTTTACTATCGAACCTTTAAATCTTTCGACAATGTTTATTATTCTATGAAGGTAGATTAACTGTCTTTCAATCCATATACCGTCAGGAATTTGATTTCCAAGACAATATGTTTTGAAATCTGTCGAGCCACATAAATCGATAAATAGAATATATAAACGAATCGGATCAGCTAGTGAAATATCTGCGCTTTTTGAAACAGAAGCTAGTGAATCTAAATCTACTGCTTTCATTTGTGTAGATTATTTTGTATCCTGAATTTTGTTTAAAACAAAATCTTCTCCAGTTATAGTTAAGCTCCATGCATTATCTATAAAATTTAATAGTGCTCTCTTTTTTGCCTTTGAGAGTATATCTGAATAATTCAAAGTATTGGCTTTTGGAATACCGACTTTTGTAAAAAGTACTTTTATATCGTTCGTAGAAATATCCTTTTTCTTTTCAATCCAATTTAAATAATAAATAAAGAATACAGCAAGATCAGTAGTTACTTTCATTCCGTTACAGTATTTTCGGTAATATTCATTAATGGTCATTGTGATTCCGCTTTTTCCTAAGTCGGTATGGCTTTCGGTTTTTGGTTTATTCGGTTTTGAATTTACCGGAATCGATTCTAAATACGTTGCTAATTCTTTTTGCTTGGATTCTATCCATTTCGGATCATGAGATTCAAGTTCAAGTTTGTTTTCCCCAATTTGGATTGTAATTCTATACGTTTCTGACATTTTTTGTTCCTTTTTTGTTATTATTTAAAATTTCATAAATAGCGCATAACGAACTAGTGTAAACGACGTTCCCCGACCCTGAGTCCCGGCGGGACGTTAGGGACTGGAACGACGCTTGCGTAAGCAAGAGGAGTGCCAGAGGGGAATGTGTCGTAGACCAAACGAGGGCGTAAGTCCCGAAATGCAGCGTTTACAGGCTGTTATGCGAAGTGGTATTATCCTGGATTATCTGATAAAACGACCGAATCCAAATCATTACTTCTTGGAATGTCTTTAGATAGTCGATAAATTAGTTCTTGTTTTTTTATCATTAAATTTGGAATTAGATTTTGTTCCGTACCTTCATCATATACAGGTGCTAGATAAAAAGCATTAAATTTTGAATATTGCCTTAGAAAATCGGAAAGATTGGTAGAATTCGGATTTGGGTTCATTCGATTGAATCTACCAATCGTTATAAAATATTCCATTGGAAATTCTAATTTACTTTCCTTATTCAGTTTTAATATATTCTCTACATTTGAGTTAATATGCACGGTATAACCATGCGGATTGTAGGTGAGTGGACCATCGATTATGGAAATTCGGATTTGTTCTTTTTTATCTACAGATCCGATCCTTTTTATCCACGTTGAAAATATTTTTTCTGCAGCCTGTTTCGACTGAAATCTCAAACCTAATACAGGTGGTAGTTCCATTTTTTTATCGTACAAAAAAACGGTACCATTCCAATTAGCTTCATTCCATAATTCAACATCAATAAATGTAGTTAAAATAGCACTTTTTCGTTCTTTTTCCTCTAGTGGTAGTAAATCTCCAAGAGGAGGTTTTTCTGTTTTTTTAATTCCTCGAATTCGCCAATAAAGTTTTTCATACTCATTTGGATTACTAACGTTATAAGCTGTCTGTCCTTGTATAGGAAGTGGTATAAACTTTAAATGAGTATCTTCGAATACTATTGGTATAATTTTTTCGTTTCTCGATTTATTATTATATATTAATTGGTAAATTAACGAAGATTCCCAGGTTACTCCCTTGCCAAAATCTATGCTTGGGGATTTTGGTTTAAGAAAATATGCTTCTGTAGCAACTATTAATATAAATTCTGAATTTACAATTTGATCTTCCATCCATCTTGGCCAACCTT
It encodes the following:
- a CDS encoding ATP-binding protein; amino-acid sequence: MKTEKGNLNASPSKRIFKSIIADYDIKASLCELVDNSLDQWIKKGKSRSLEIEIEIDITQRLIKIIDNAGGIRESDLSTIIGPGQTTSDSSHPIIGLFGVGSKRAVVAMAQDIKFKTRYSKNKTYQIDVDDNWLVDDSWDLPYYEIDPINEGTTIIELTRLRFPLNEELIERAIDHLEVTYGYYLKNKNLIIKVNDRKLESKVFDNSWSYNPEYLPKQIKTSITIENSKLECYITAGLAREGGSAGQGDYGVFFYCNDRLISRAEKSYEVGFTSGKAGQPHGVVSLTRVIIKVFGSPQYMPWNSSKSGINYESIFFETIRDTLIDIVTTYASLCRRLYNDAEEKIYAYDKGTIEKKTIQDFPKVKKAYSLALPPVKIREEDLIKFKNQETGKQKPWTVGLYETIIAVTNISKNKRLSQKNRINLLLLDSSLEIGFKEFLLHDSGQQYSEDRIKGMFSDRTQVHNEIKKVTKGTPREITEANWKKIKFYYDKRCDLIHKKATNSPTDSELNDFKELTELAFKKLFNLSFK
- a CDS encoding adenylate/guanylate cyclase domain-containing protein gives rise to the protein MKAVDLDSLASVSKSADISLADPIRLYILFIDLCGSTDFKTYCLGNQIPDGIWIERQLIYLHRIINIVERFKGSIVKTIGDEVMAYFTEEISSDSVIRCATDSHSLFRDIARYDNKTWQLKSKISIDFGYVYNSNFGLLKEGIIDPIGLVVDRCSRINGESKPDQVLLSSSVFAKLSSESQEKYSKFKELINLKGVGESEIYRLKIE
- a CDS encoding toll/interleukin-1 receptor domain-containing protein, with amino-acid sequence MNEQNKKVFISYSHDSEELMDKILRLSNKFRSQGINSIIDQYEESPSEGWPRWMEDQIVNSEFILIVATEAYFLKPKSPSIDFGKGVTWESSLIYQLIYNNKSRNEKIIPIVFEDTHLKFIPLPIQGQTAYNVSNPNEYEKLYWRIRGIKKTEKPPLGDLLPLEEKERKSAILTTFIDVELWNEANWNGTVFLYDKKMELPPVLGLRFQSKQAAEKIFSTWIKRIGSVDKKEQIRISIIDGPLTYNPHGYTVHINSNVENILKLNKESKLEFPMEYFITIGRFNRMNPNPNSTNLSDFLRQYSKFNAFYLAPVYDEGTEQNLIPNLMIKKQELIYRLSKDIPRSNDLDSVVLSDNPG